The following proteins are encoded in a genomic region of Gossypium hirsutum isolate 1008001.06 chromosome D05, Gossypium_hirsutum_v2.1, whole genome shotgun sequence:
- the LOC107906308 gene encoding potassium channel SKOR: protein MGDIGRSRRVRDERCATMANEEEYEVEDFREGNKSSRGSRFNLIANELGLVAARARINLSRQSVLNGIKDLSDGPIHPDNRWYRAWTKFILIWALYSSFFTPFEFGFFRGLPENLFVLDIAGQIAFLLDIILHFFLAYRDPQTYRMVYKRTSIAIRYLKSSFLIDLLGCMPWDIIYKASGRKEEVRYLLWIRLYRVHKVTDFFRKMEKDIRINYLFTRIIKLIFAELYCTHTAACIFYYLATTLPREKEGYTWIGSLKLGDYSYSSFREIDLWKRYTTSMYFAIVTMATVGYGDIHAVNMREMIFIMIYVSFDMVLGAYLIGNMTALIVKGSKTEKFRDKMADVIKYMNRNKLERDLRNQIKGHLRLQYESTYTEAAVLQDIPISIRAKISQSLYLPYIENASLFKECSSEFINQIVIRLHEEFFLPGEVIMEQGNVVDQLYFVCHGVLEGIAIGEDGSEETVSLLEPNSSFGEISILCNIPQPYTVRVCELCRLLRLDKQSFSNILEIYFYDGRKVLNNLLEGKESNLRVKQLESDISFHIGRQEAELALRVNCAAYNGDFYQLKSLIRAGADPNKTDYDGRSPLHLAASKGYEDITSFLIRHPVDINLKDKFGNTPLLEAIKNGHDNLAALLIKEGASLNIDDAGSYLCTAVAKGDSDFLRRLLSNGVDPNSRDYDHRTPLHVAASEGLYIMAKLLIEAGASVFSKDRWGNTPLDEARICGNKNLIKLLEDAKSTQLSELPHCSKEFTDKIHPKKCTVFPFHPWDAKDQRRHGIVLWIPHTMEALVTTAAEQLDLAGASCMLTENGGKILDVDMINDGEKLYLIGGTH, encoded by the exons ATGGGAGACATTGGGAGGAGTAGAAGAGTAAGAGATGAGAGGTGCGCTACGATGGCGAATGAGGAAGAGTACGAGGTTGAGGACTTCAGAGAAGGAAACAAATCGTCGAGAGGAAGCAGATTTAATCTGATAGCTAATGAGCTTGGATTGGTCGCCGCTCGTGCTCGGATAAATTTAAGTCGGCAGTCTGTACTCAATGGGATCAAAGACCTCTCCGATGGCCCTATTCATCCCGATAACAG GTGGTATCGAGCATGGACCAAGTTCATACTAATATGGGCGTTGTACTCTTCCTTCTTTACTCCTTTCGAGTTTGGATTCTTCAGGGGATTGCCAGAAAATCTTTTTGTACTAGACATTGCAGGACAAATAGCTTTCCTTCTCGACATTATTTTGCATTTCTTCCTTGCCTATAGAGACCCCCAGACCTACAGAATGGTCTATAAGCGCACTTCTATTGCTATTCG GTACTTGAAATCTAGTTTTCTCATTGATTTACTTGGTTGTATGCCTTGGGATATAATCTACAAG GCTTCTGGAAGAAAAGAAGAAGTGAGGTATCTCTTGTGGATTAGGTTATACCGGGTTCACAAAGTCACGGATTTCTTCAGAAAGATGGAGAAGGATATACGGattaattatctttttacaaggattataaaacttatttttgCTGAACTCTATTGCACACATACAGCCGCTTGTATCTTTTACTATTTGGCTACCACACTGCCTCGTGAAAAAGAGGGGTACACATGGATTGGAAGCTTAAAGTTGGGAGATTATAGTTATTCTAGCTTCAGAGAAATTGATTTGTGGAAGCGGTACACAACTTCAATGTATTTTGCTATTGTCACAATGGCTACAGTTG GTTATGGAGACATACATGCAGTCAATATGAGGGAAATGATATTCATAATGATATATGTCTCCTTTGACATGGTTCTTGGTGCCTATCTCATTGGTAACATGACAGCGTTAATCGTAAAAGGATCCAAGACAGAGAAGTTCAGAGATAAAATGGCAGATGTTATTAAGTATATGAACAGAAATAAACTTGAAAGGGATCTCCGTAATCAGATCAAAGGCCACTTGCGTTTACAGTACGAAAGTACATACACTGAGGCTGCCGTTCTTCAGGATATTCCCATCTCTATCAGAGCTAAG ATTTCCCAATCTTTATATCTGCCATACATTGAAAATGCATCTCTTTTCAAGGAATGCTCTTCAGAGTTTATTAATCAGATT GTTATTAGACTCCATGAAGAATTTTTTCTCCCAGGAGAAGTAATAATGGAACAGGGAAATGTTGTGGATCAACTTTATTTTGTCTGTCATGGTGTGCTG GAGGGGATTGCTATAGGGGAAGATGGATCAGAAGAGACTGTTTCGCTTCTGGAACCCAATAGTTCATTTGGAGAAATTTCTATTCTCTGCAACATCCCTCAGCCTTATACAGTTCGGGTCTGTGAATTATGTAGGCTTCTGCGATTGGATAAGCAATCATTTTCAAATATCCTCGAGATATATTTCTATGATGGAAGGAAAGTTTTGAACAACCTTTTGGAG GGAAAAGAATCCAATCTCCGAGTTAAGCAACTGGAATCGGACATCTCATTTCACATCGGAAGACAAGAAGCTGAGCTAGCTTTGAGGGTGAATTGTGCTGCATATAATGGAGATTTTTATCAGCTCAAAAGTTTGATACGAGCAGGAGCTGATCCTAACAAAACCGATTATGATGGAAGATCTCCCTTG CATCTTGCTGCATCGAAAGGATATGAAGATATTACAAGTTTCCTTATTCGACACCCAGTAGATATCAATCTTAAAG ATAAGTTCGGAAATACACCCTTGCTAGAAGCAATAAAAAATGGACACGACAATCTTGCTGCTTTACTAATTAAAGAAGGAGCTTCCTTAAACATAGATGATGCTGGTAGTTATCTGTGTACGGCAGTGGCAAAGGGGGACTCAGACTTTTTGAGAAGGCTTTTGTCTAATGGAGTTGATCCTAACTCTAGAGATTACGACCATCGAACCCCCCTTCATGTAGCTGCCTCTGAGGGCTTATATATAATGGCAAAGCTTTTGATAGAGGCTGGGGCTAGTGTTTTTTCCAAAGACAG ATGGGGAAACACTCCACTTGATGAAGCCCGGATCTGTGGCAACAAGAATTTGATCAAGTTACTGGAAGATGCAAAATCTACTCAGTTATCAGAACTCCCTCATTGCTCAAAAGAATTTACAG